One Sanguibacter sp. HDW7 DNA window includes the following coding sequences:
- a CDS encoding UxaA family hydrolase: MTDQRTDTLAAGVLLLRTGDDVAVATRALEPGDEIAPDGQAVVVTTVVPRSHKVALRDLPAGAPVHKYGQVIGVTTEPVPAGAHVHSHNLVFEDGERAHELGGTHTELEVPAGPRPTFRGYRRADGRVGTRNYVAILTSVNCSASTAKMIAAQFPDSALEAFPNVDGVVALTHQSGCGLVPESEGGSILLRTLRGYAAHPNISAILVLGLGCEMILTSQLSTRSGAGVGPSIALGMPTIGAPRHGDELLADIPSDTLVETMTIQETGGVRASVRAGVEAVRRMLPVVDQREREDIDVSELVLALNCGGSDGYSGITANPALGWVSDRLVAYGATSALAETPEVFGAEHLLTRRARTPEVAQKLLDQIEWWKGYAAAGGGSLDNNPSPGNKAGGLTTILEKSLGAVAKGGQADLSEVYDYAEPMAPHAGFVFMDTPGYDPVSVTGLVAGGANVVVFTTGRGSVFGCRPSPSIKVATNTEMYDRMSEDMDVNAGRIVDGTATLEEVGQELFDLVLAVASGERTVSEDMGIGVEEFVPWHMGTVT; the protein is encoded by the coding sequence ATGACGGACCAGCGCACGGACACCCTCGCCGCAGGCGTCCTGCTCCTGAGGACGGGGGACGACGTCGCCGTCGCGACCCGCGCCCTCGAGCCCGGCGACGAGATCGCGCCCGACGGCCAGGCCGTCGTCGTGACGACCGTCGTCCCGCGCAGCCACAAGGTCGCCCTGCGCGACCTGCCCGCGGGCGCGCCCGTCCACAAGTACGGACAGGTCATCGGAGTGACGACCGAGCCCGTGCCCGCAGGTGCCCACGTCCACTCGCACAACCTCGTCTTCGAGGACGGCGAGCGCGCGCACGAGCTCGGCGGCACCCACACCGAGCTCGAGGTCCCCGCGGGACCGCGACCGACGTTCCGCGGCTACCGCCGCGCGGACGGACGCGTCGGCACCCGCAACTACGTCGCGATCCTCACGAGCGTCAACTGCTCGGCGTCGACCGCGAAGATGATCGCCGCGCAGTTCCCCGACAGCGCGCTCGAGGCCTTCCCGAACGTCGACGGGGTCGTCGCGCTCACGCACCAGTCCGGCTGCGGCCTCGTGCCGGAGTCGGAGGGCGGCTCGATCCTCCTGCGCACGCTGCGCGGCTACGCGGCCCACCCGAACATCTCGGCGATCCTCGTCCTCGGCCTCGGCTGCGAGATGATCCTCACCTCCCAGCTGAGCACGCGCTCCGGCGCAGGCGTGGGGCCGTCGATCGCGCTCGGCATGCCGACGATCGGCGCGCCGCGCCACGGCGACGAGCTCCTCGCGGACATCCCCTCGGACACGCTCGTCGAGACCATGACGATCCAGGAGACGGGTGGCGTGCGCGCGAGCGTCCGCGCGGGCGTCGAGGCGGTCCGCCGCATGCTCCCCGTCGTCGACCAGCGCGAGCGCGAGGACATCGACGTCTCCGAGCTCGTCCTCGCACTCAACTGCGGCGGCTCCGACGGCTACTCGGGCATCACCGCGAACCCCGCCCTCGGCTGGGTCTCCGACCGCCTCGTCGCGTACGGCGCGACCTCGGCCCTCGCCGAGACCCCCGAGGTCTTCGGCGCCGAGCACCTCCTCACGCGACGGGCCCGCACGCCCGAGGTCGCGCAGAAGCTGCTCGACCAGATCGAGTGGTGGAAGGGCTACGCCGCCGCGGGCGGCGGCTCGCTCGACAACAACCCGTCGCCCGGCAACAAGGCCGGCGGCCTCACGACGATCCTCGAGAAGTCGCTCGGCGCCGTCGCCAAGGGCGGCCAGGCCGACCTCTCGGAGGTCTACGACTACGCCGAGCCCATGGCGCCCCACGCGGGCTTCGTCTTCATGGACACCCCGGGCTACGACCCCGTCTCGGTGACCGGCCTCGTCGCGGGCGGCGCGAACGTCGTCGTCTTCACGACCGGCCGCGGCTCCGTCTTCGGCTGTCGTCCCTCGCCGTCGATCAAGGTCGCGACGAACACCGAGATGTACGACCGCATGAGCGAGGACATGGACGTCAACGCGGGCCGCATCGTCGACGGCACCGCGACCCTCGAGGAGGTCGGCCAGGAGCTCTTCGACCTCGTCCTCGCGGTCGCGTCGGGGGAGCGGACCGTGAGCGAGGACATGGGCATCGGCGTCGAGGAGTTCGTGCCCTGGCACATGGGCACGGTGACCTGA
- a CDS encoding DUF6807 family protein, with the protein MRSSRAVSAGATISDVAEAAGVSRATVSRVMNGLRGEDEITRRVREVAERLAYRPSATARSLSLGRTLAVGVVVPDLANPMFQAVLRAVTDGAYRSGYGVVIAETAGRDEREVDVVRATRARCDALVLVSPQMSEQALEAAADELGPLVLVNRSLPGSRIPSVNVDYAEAMYTVLEHLVELGHGSIAYLQGPASSPSNRARLEGVDEAQVSFGGTSLVTLPCGPTVADGYAAAEAVLATRATAVVAYNDQVAFGLLAHLGELGVSVPEDVSVVGFDDIELARYAAPSLTTVRVPHDELGAHAWERLSALVAGTSATADDHESDTRTEILPTQLVVRASSGPAPAGSATPVAVARRTPQPDGLAWVVDGADTVLAAGESRLARYREGASMADVHAPRPHLHPVRSLAGTRITAASPADRRHHHGLSLALQDVAGSNFWGGRTCVPGEGMQVLGDQGRQVRVAVEVADGRPGRLLEQLEWHGRDGEVLLDEARTLDGELLEGGAGWALRWSSELTARRALRISNPAEESGSLPGYGGVFWRFAPADEHRVASSLGSGDVAHGSRSPWLVVAARHGTAWTTVVLVQDRGRPWFVRTTPYLGAGPAVASGRPIDLAEGHSLAVRLAAVVLDGLHSPSAVAERWYPFGARLLAEG; encoded by the coding sequence GTGCGAAGCAGCAGAGCAGTGAGCGCCGGCGCGACGATCAGCGACGTGGCCGAGGCCGCGGGCGTCTCGCGCGCGACCGTCTCACGCGTCATGAACGGACTGCGCGGCGAGGACGAGATCACGCGGCGCGTCCGCGAGGTTGCGGAACGCCTCGCGTACCGGCCGTCGGCGACCGCTCGGTCGCTGTCGCTCGGGCGCACGCTCGCGGTGGGCGTCGTCGTGCCCGACCTCGCCAACCCCATGTTCCAGGCGGTTCTGCGCGCCGTGACGGACGGCGCCTACCGCTCGGGCTACGGCGTCGTCATCGCGGAGACCGCGGGCCGCGACGAGCGTGAGGTCGACGTGGTGCGCGCGACGCGCGCGCGGTGCGACGCGCTCGTGCTCGTCTCGCCGCAGATGTCCGAGCAGGCGCTCGAGGCCGCGGCCGACGAGCTCGGCCCGCTCGTCCTCGTCAACCGTTCGCTGCCCGGCTCGCGCATCCCGTCGGTCAACGTCGACTACGCCGAGGCGATGTACACGGTGCTCGAGCACCTCGTCGAGCTCGGGCACGGGTCGATCGCCTACCTCCAGGGTCCTGCGTCGAGCCCGTCGAACCGGGCGCGCCTCGAGGGCGTCGACGAGGCGCAGGTGTCGTTCGGCGGCACGAGCCTCGTGACGCTGCCGTGCGGGCCGACGGTCGCGGACGGCTATGCGGCGGCCGAGGCCGTGCTCGCGACGCGGGCGACCGCTGTTGTCGCGTACAACGACCAGGTGGCGTTCGGCCTGCTCGCGCATCTCGGCGAGCTGGGCGTCTCAGTGCCCGAGGACGTCTCTGTCGTCGGCTTCGACGACATCGAGCTCGCGCGGTACGCGGCACCGTCGCTCACGACGGTGCGGGTCCCGCACGACGAGCTCGGCGCGCACGCGTGGGAGCGGCTGAGCGCGCTCGTGGCGGGGACCTCGGCGACGGCTGACGACCACGAGTCCGACACCCGCACGGAGATCCTGCCGACACAGCTCGTCGTGCGCGCGTCGTCGGGCCCTGCCCCTGCGGGCAGCGCGACCCCGGTCGCGGTGGCGCGCCGCACGCCGCAGCCGGACGGTCTCGCGTGGGTCGTCGACGGCGCGGACACGGTTCTCGCGGCGGGGGAGTCGCGGCTCGCGCGTTACCGCGAGGGCGCGTCGATGGCCGACGTCCATGCGCCGCGCCCGCACCTGCACCCGGTGCGCTCGCTCGCGGGCACCCGGATCACGGCGGCGTCGCCCGCGGACCGCCGTCATCACCACGGGCTCTCGCTCGCGCTGCAGGACGTCGCGGGCTCGAACTTCTGGGGCGGGCGCACGTGCGTCCCGGGTGAGGGCATGCAGGTGCTGGGCGACCAGGGCCGGCAGGTGCGGGTCGCCGTGGAGGTCGCGGACGGGCGGCCGGGCCGCCTGCTCGAACAGCTCGAGTGGCACGGCCGCGACGGCGAGGTGCTGCTCGACGAGGCGCGGACGCTCGACGGCGAGCTGCTCGAGGGTGGCGCGGGCTGGGCCCTGCGCTGGTCGAGCGAGCTCACGGCGCGGCGTGCGCTGCGGATCTCCAACCCTGCGGAGGAGTCGGGCTCGTTGCCGGGCTACGGCGGGGTGTTCTGGCGGTTCGCGCCCGCGGACGAGCACCGGGTCGCGTCGAGCCTCGGCTCGGGCGACGTGGCGCACGGGTCGCGCTCGCCGTGGCTCGTCGTCGCGGCGCGGCACGGGACGGCGTGGACGACGGTCGTGCTCGTCCAGGACCGTGGGCGGCCGTGGTTCGTGCGGACGACGCCGTACCTCGGGGCGGGGCCGGCTGTCGCGTCGGGTCGTCCGATCGACCTTGCGGAGGGGCACTCGCTCGCGGTGCGGCTCGCGGCGGTCGTGCTCGACGGGTTGCACAGCCCGTCGGCGGTCGCGGAGCGCTGGTACCCGTTCGGGGCGCGGCTGCTCGCCGAGGGCTGA
- a CDS encoding Gfo/Idh/MocA family protein — translation MSDLDQNPTAPRRGASASTVADAIVVPKFAPVPAGRPRRRYAVLGTGHRAGMYVGAITGDHADVAELVAWCDTNPGRMDFYDREVGAALGLDGPAGLPQYGPDDLERMIAEQRVDVVVVTTPDRLHAEHVARAQAAGADVVVEKPLTTTAEGARTIAASVAATGRDIVMTFNYRYAPRNSTLREIIASGAIGRPTSVHFEWVLDTVHGADYFRRWHRERKNSGSLLLHKSSHHFDLVNWWLGDTPVRVYASAHRDVYGAGHAEDRGERPARGSAADGDPWSLDLRRDRRLRELYLESEHHDGYVRDRDVFDGDIDIEDNVAVLVDYAGGATMTYSLNAHSPWEGYTVSVNGTLGRAELRVVERGAIRVDGDGRVVLDPSATPDAVPVAESRPEGEQLLLQRHWEGAEEIVIPQGRGGHGGGDAILLMDVFRRDLRVGDDPLGRAAGVVDGVRAIAVGVAANRSLETGQAVLVDDLALGTDLTR, via the coding sequence ATGAGCGATCTTGACCAGAACCCCACGGCACCTCGGCGCGGGGCCTCGGCCTCGACCGTCGCGGACGCGATCGTCGTCCCGAAGTTCGCCCCCGTCCCCGCAGGGCGCCCCCGCCGGCGCTACGCCGTGCTCGGCACCGGTCACCGCGCCGGCATGTACGTCGGAGCGATCACGGGCGACCACGCGGACGTCGCCGAGCTCGTCGCGTGGTGCGACACGAACCCCGGCCGCATGGACTTCTACGACCGCGAGGTAGGCGCGGCGCTCGGTCTCGACGGACCCGCGGGCCTGCCGCAGTACGGCCCCGACGACCTCGAGCGCATGATCGCCGAGCAGCGCGTCGACGTCGTCGTCGTGACGACCCCCGACCGCCTCCACGCGGAGCACGTCGCACGCGCCCAGGCCGCGGGCGCCGACGTCGTGGTCGAGAAGCCCCTCACGACGACCGCCGAGGGCGCGCGCACGATCGCGGCGTCCGTCGCGGCGACCGGCCGCGACATCGTCATGACCTTCAACTACCGCTACGCGCCGCGGAACTCCACGCTGCGCGAGATCATCGCGTCGGGCGCGATCGGGCGGCCGACGTCGGTCCACTTCGAATGGGTCCTCGACACGGTCCACGGCGCCGACTACTTCCGCCGCTGGCACCGCGAGCGCAAGAATTCCGGCAGCCTTCTCCTCCACAAGTCCTCGCACCACTTCGACCTCGTCAACTGGTGGCTCGGCGACACGCCGGTGCGCGTCTACGCGTCGGCCCACCGCGACGTCTACGGCGCGGGCCACGCGGAGGACCGCGGCGAGCGCCCCGCGCGCGGCTCGGCGGCCGACGGCGACCCCTGGTCGCTCGACCTGCGCCGCGACCGCCGGCTGCGCGAGCTCTACCTCGAGTCGGAGCACCACGACGGCTACGTGCGCGACCGCGACGTCTTCGACGGGGATATCGACATCGAGGACAACGTCGCGGTCCTCGTCGACTACGCGGGAGGCGCGACGATGACGTACTCGCTCAACGCGCACAGCCCGTGGGAGGGCTACACGGTCTCGGTCAACGGCACGCTGGGACGCGCTGAGCTGCGCGTCGTCGAGCGCGGCGCGATCCGCGTCGACGGCGACGGCCGGGTCGTCCTCGACCCGTCGGCGACCCCGGACGCGGTCCCTGTCGCGGAGTCCCGTCCGGAGGGGGAGCAGCTCCTCCTGCAGCGTCACTGGGAGGGTGCGGAAGAGATCGTCATCCCGCAGGGACGCGGCGGCCACGGCGGCGGCGACGCGATCCTCCTCATGGACGTCTTCCGCCGTGACCTGCGGGTCGGCGACGACCCGCTCGGGCGCGCCGCGGGCGTCGTCGACGGCGTCCGCGCGATCGCGGTCGGCGTCGCGGCCAACCGTTCGCTCGAGACCGGGCAGGCCGTCCTCGTCGACGACCTGGCCCTCGGAACCGACCTCACCCGCTGA
- a CDS encoding carbohydrate ABC transporter permease, translated as MSALGELRALSRKRGGTTPKTTTNLRKADGRAALVFLGPWFVGLFAITLFPLVASLYLSMTDYNLLQAPNFIGLENFIDMLSDPRLHKSLQVTAIYTVVGVPLQLSVALGLALVLNRGMRGMSLYRSVFYLPSLMGGSVAIAILWRQVFGKEGIFNAFLGLFGLEGMGWISHPDTALWTIILLHVWTFGSPMIIFLAGLRQIPDMYYEAASLDGASKRRQFLSVTLPLLSPIIFFNVVMQVIGSFQAFTQAYVVSGGTGGPSDSTLFYTLYLYQEGFKNLNMGYASAMAWILVLIILALTALNFWVSKFWVFYED; from the coding sequence ATGTCAGCACTGGGCGAGCTCCGCGCGCTAAGCAGGAAGCGCGGCGGCACGACGCCGAAGACCACCACCAACCTGCGCAAGGCCGACGGGCGCGCCGCGCTGGTGTTCCTCGGACCATGGTTCGTCGGCCTCTTCGCGATCACGCTGTTCCCGCTGGTCGCGTCCCTGTACCTGTCGATGACCGACTACAACCTCCTCCAGGCCCCGAACTTCATCGGCCTCGAGAACTTCATCGACATGCTGAGCGACCCGCGGCTCCACAAGTCGCTCCAGGTGACCGCCATCTACACCGTCGTCGGCGTGCCGCTCCAGCTCTCCGTCGCGCTCGGCCTCGCGCTCGTGCTCAACCGCGGCATGCGCGGCATGAGCCTGTACCGCTCGGTCTTCTACCTGCCGTCCCTCATGGGCGGCTCGGTCGCGATCGCGATCCTCTGGCGCCAGGTCTTCGGCAAGGAGGGCATCTTCAACGCCTTCCTCGGGCTGTTCGGCCTCGAGGGCATGGGCTGGATCTCCCACCCCGACACCGCGCTGTGGACGATCATCCTGCTCCACGTGTGGACGTTCGGCTCGCCGATGATCATCTTCCTCGCCGGCCTGCGGCAGATCCCCGACATGTACTACGAGGCCGCGTCCCTCGACGGCGCCTCCAAGCGCCGCCAGTTCCTCTCGGTGACGCTCCCGCTGCTCAGCCCGATCATCTTCTTCAACGTCGTCATGCAGGTCATCGGCTCGTTCCAGGCCTTCACGCAGGCGTACGTCGTCTCGGGCGGCACCGGCGGCCCGTCGGACTCGACCCTCTTCTACACGCTGTACCTGTACCAGGAGGGTTTCAAGAACCTCAACATGGGCTACGCCTCCGCCATGGCGTGGATCCTCGTCCTCATCATCCTCGCCCTCACCGCTCTGAACTTCTGGGTCTCGAAGTTCTGGGTGTTCTACGAGGACTGA
- a CDS encoding carbohydrate ABC transporter permease, with protein MSVTMTPQPDQATRLAELAAESEPVRSPVLWRTRTRSILRHVVMIAAAALMIYPLLWMLGASFKPTEEIFRNLSIIPDQWHPENYPDGWNAFQTSFSRYMLNSLTIVAGALVGNLVSCSMAAYAFARLQFKGRNLWFMIMLVTIMLPVHVLIVPQYIMFNQLEWINTFWPLIVPKLLATDAFFIFLMVQFFRGIPKELEEAARLDGCGHGRIFGQVMLPLATPALATTAIFTFIWTWNDFFSQLIFLTTDEMKTAPLALRNFLDSSSGSSWGPMFAMSIVTIIPIFLVFLLGQKYLVKGIATTGIK; from the coding sequence ATGTCGGTCACCATGACCCCTCAGCCCGACCAGGCCACCCGCCTCGCAGAGCTCGCCGCCGAGTCCGAGCCGGTGAGGTCGCCCGTCCTCTGGCGCACGCGCACCCGCTCGATCCTCCGCCACGTCGTCATGATCGCGGCCGCGGCCCTCATGATCTACCCGCTGCTGTGGATGCTCGGCGCATCCTTCAAGCCGACCGAGGAGATCTTCCGCAACCTCTCGATCATCCCGGACCAGTGGCACCCGGAGAACTACCCCGACGGGTGGAACGCGTTCCAGACGTCGTTCTCGCGGTACATGCTCAACTCGCTGACGATCGTCGCCGGCGCCCTCGTCGGCAACCTCGTCTCGTGCTCGATGGCCGCCTACGCGTTCGCCCGGCTCCAGTTCAAGGGCCGCAACCTGTGGTTCATGATCATGCTCGTCACGATCATGCTGCCCGTGCACGTGCTCATCGTGCCGCAGTACATCATGTTCAACCAGCTCGAGTGGATCAACACGTTCTGGCCGCTCATCGTGCCCAAGCTGCTCGCTACGGACGCGTTCTTCATCTTCCTCATGGTGCAGTTCTTCCGCGGCATCCCCAAGGAGCTCGAGGAGGCGGCACGCCTCGACGGCTGCGGTCACGGCCGCATCTTCGGCCAGGTCATGCTCCCGCTCGCCACGCCGGCGCTCGCGACCACCGCGATCTTCACGTTCATCTGGACGTGGAACGACTTCTTCAGCCAGCTCATCTTCCTCACGACGGACGAGATGAAGACCGCACCGCTCGCGCTGCGCAACTTCCTCGACTCGTCGTCAGGTAGCTCGTGGGGACCGATGTTCGCGATGTCCATCGTCACGATCATCCCGATCTTCCTCGTGTTCCTCCTCGGGCAGAAGTACCTCGTCAAGGGCATCGCCACGACGGGCATCAAGTGA
- a CDS encoding ABC transporter substrate-binding protein: MKANTKVAIRTRRIAAAAAASALVLGLAACGSDDKAPGAAGDDKVNITFAWWGSDTRHEVTQKVIAEFEKKHPNIKVTPDYTSWDSYFEKLNVAAAGGNLPDVITQEERFLTEYATRDLLLDLKGLGLDTAKIDSTILDSGSIDGKLYGVATGINVHGVVIDPEIFKEVGVAIPDDTKWTWDDYVATANEISEKSGGKYYGVQNYSFNEVVLKIVARQKGEEVFTKDGKIGVSEATVTEWFQRSVDLLGKGSPDASVSTEVQGAGVEGSLPASGKGAMAWFWSNQLPAISKAAGRPMAILRAPGESQFTRGGQFFKPSMFYSASAKSKHPEEAKLFIDFLINSEEAGKLILTDRGLPGNTDVRAAVVPLLGEADTLGADFVSGLEGVIKDGTPVPPVGSGKATEITGRVNSDVLFGNITPAEGAKRWIEEMTAATS, encoded by the coding sequence ATGAAGGCCAACACCAAGGTTGCCATCCGCACCCGGCGCATCGCCGCGGCTGCGGCGGCCTCCGCCCTCGTCCTCGGGCTCGCAGCCTGCGGGTCCGACGACAAGGCACCCGGTGCGGCAGGTGACGACAAGGTCAACATCACGTTCGCGTGGTGGGGCTCCGACACGCGTCACGAGGTGACCCAGAAGGTCATCGCGGAGTTCGAGAAGAAGCACCCGAACATCAAGGTCACCCCTGACTACACGAGCTGGGACTCCTACTTCGAGAAGCTCAACGTCGCGGCCGCCGGCGGCAACCTGCCGGACGTCATCACGCAGGAGGAGCGCTTCCTCACCGAGTACGCGACGCGCGACCTGCTGCTCGACCTCAAGGGCCTCGGCCTCGACACCGCGAAGATCGACAGCACGATCCTCGACTCGGGCTCGATCGACGGCAAGCTCTACGGCGTCGCCACGGGCATCAACGTCCACGGCGTCGTCATCGACCCGGAGATCTTCAAGGAGGTCGGGGTTGCGATCCCCGACGACACGAAGTGGACCTGGGACGACTACGTCGCCACCGCCAACGAGATCTCGGAGAAGTCGGGCGGCAAGTACTACGGCGTCCAGAACTACAGCTTCAACGAGGTCGTCCTCAAGATCGTCGCGCGCCAGAAGGGCGAGGAGGTCTTCACGAAGGACGGCAAGATCGGCGTCTCCGAGGCCACGGTGACCGAGTGGTTCCAGCGCTCCGTCGACCTGCTCGGCAAGGGCTCCCCCGACGCCTCGGTCTCGACCGAGGTCCAGGGCGCCGGCGTCGAGGGCTCGCTGCCCGCGTCCGGCAAGGGCGCGATGGCGTGGTTCTGGTCCAACCAGCTCCCCGCGATCTCCAAGGCCGCCGGCCGTCCCATGGCGATCCTCCGCGCACCGGGCGAGTCCCAGTTCACGCGCGGCGGGCAGTTCTTCAAGCCGTCGATGTTCTACTCCGCCTCCGCCAAGTCGAAGCACCCGGAGGAGGCCAAGCTCTTCATCGACTTCCTCATCAACTCCGAGGAGGCCGGCAAGCTCATCCTCACCGACCGCGGTCTGCCGGGGAACACCGACGTCCGCGCGGCCGTCGTCCCGCTGCTCGGCGAGGCCGACACGCTCGGCGCCGACTTCGTCTCGGGCCTCGAGGGTGTCATCAAGGACGGCACGCCCGTCCCGCCCGTCGGCTCCGGCAAGGCGACCGAGATCACGGGTCGCGTGAACTCCGACGTCCTCTTCGGCAACATCACGCCGGCCGAGGGCGCCAAGCGCTGGATCGAGGAGATGACCGCCGCGACCTCCTGA
- a CDS encoding fumarylacetoacetate hydrolase family protein has translation MRLVTHVHESSERPGALVEHDGTTRVVDLAGVAATTLDILTDPALADAARAAIEAADPALLPALDDVRLAPPVRPGQVLAIGYNYEGHRGPSRDGSLPSTPNVFVKTRNALSGPHDDVVLPRVPAAVDYEGEIAIVVGRRMVDVAEADALAHVAGYTLYDDVTARDWQHATSQWTLGKNFTGFGQLGPAVVTVDEAGDLTGVELEVERDGVVVARATTAQMVFPVARLLHLLSQVIPLEPGDVVATGSAAKTPEASASHVPMADGDAVTITATGLGSLTTRFVSPTTSGEPS, from the coding sequence TTGCGACTCGTCACCCACGTCCACGAGAGCTCCGAGCGCCCCGGAGCGCTCGTCGAGCACGACGGCACCACGCGTGTCGTCGACCTCGCTGGCGTCGCGGCCACGACGCTCGACATCCTCACGGACCCCGCCCTCGCCGACGCGGCCCGCGCCGCGATCGAGGCTGCGGACCCCGCGCTGCTCCCCGCGCTCGACGACGTGCGGCTCGCGCCGCCCGTCCGCCCCGGCCAGGTCCTCGCGATCGGCTACAACTACGAGGGCCACCGCGGCCCCTCCCGCGACGGTTCCCTGCCGTCGACGCCCAACGTCTTCGTCAAGACACGCAACGCGCTGAGCGGCCCGCACGACGACGTCGTCCTGCCGCGCGTCCCCGCCGCGGTCGACTACGAGGGCGAGATCGCGATAGTCGTCGGCCGCCGGATGGTCGACGTCGCCGAGGCCGACGCGCTCGCGCACGTCGCCGGCTACACGCTCTACGACGACGTCACGGCGCGCGACTGGCAGCACGCGACGAGCCAGTGGACGCTCGGCAAGAACTTCACCGGCTTCGGCCAGCTCGGCCCGGCCGTCGTCACGGTCGACGAGGCCGGCGACCTCACGGGCGTCGAGCTCGAGGTCGAGCGCGACGGCGTCGTCGTCGCCCGCGCCACGACCGCGCAGATGGTCTTCCCCGTCGCGCGCCTGCTCCACCTGCTCAGCCAGGTGATCCCGCTCGAGCCGGGCGACGTCGTCGCGACCGGCTCGGCGGCCAAGACCCCCGAGGCCTCGGCCTCGCACGTCCCGATGGCCGACGGCGACGCGGTGACGATCACCGCGACCGGCCTCGGCTCCCTCACCACCCGTTTCGTCTCCCCCACCACCTCCGGAGAGCCCTCATGA
- the kduD gene encoding 2-dehydro-3-deoxy-D-gluconate 5-dehydrogenase KduD codes for MILDSFRLDGKVALVTGAARGLGQAAALALAEAGADVAVLDLLGTEDTIAQIEALGRRAHAIEVNLLEATPEDLDAVVAGVVEHLGSIDVLVNNAGIIRRAPLLDHPAQDWDDVLAINLDAVFHLSRSASRRFVAQGSGKIINIASMLSFQGGILVPGYTASKHAVAGVTKSFANELAAHGVNANAIAPGYMATDNTAPIRADAAREKSILDRIPAARWGTPADLQGAFVFLASPASDYLNGAIIPVDGGWLVR; via the coding sequence ATGATCCTCGATTCCTTCCGACTCGACGGCAAGGTCGCCCTCGTCACCGGTGCCGCCCGCGGCCTGGGCCAGGCGGCCGCGCTCGCCCTCGCCGAGGCCGGCGCCGACGTCGCCGTCCTCGACCTGCTCGGCACCGAGGACACCATCGCGCAGATCGAGGCCCTCGGCCGCCGCGCCCACGCCATCGAGGTCAACCTCCTCGAGGCCACGCCCGAGGACCTCGACGCCGTCGTCGCGGGCGTCGTCGAGCACCTCGGCTCGATCGACGTCCTCGTCAACAACGCGGGCATCATCCGCCGCGCACCCCTGCTCGACCACCCCGCCCAGGACTGGGACGACGTCCTCGCGATCAACCTCGACGCCGTCTTCCACCTCTCGCGCTCGGCCTCGCGCCGCTTCGTCGCGCAGGGCTCGGGCAAGATCATCAACATCGCCTCGATGCTCTCCTTCCAGGGCGGGATCCTCGTGCCCGGCTACACCGCCTCGAAGCACGCGGTCGCGGGCGTGACGAAGTCCTTCGCCAACGAGCTCGCTGCCCACGGCGTCAACGCCAACGCGATCGCCCCCGGGTACATGGCGACGGACAACACCGCGCCCATCCGCGCCGACGCGGCGCGCGAGAAGTCGATCCTCGACCGCATCCCCGCGGCCCGCTGGGGCACCCCGGCCGACCTCCAGGGCGCGTTCGTGTTCCTCGCCTCGCCCGCCTCCGACTACCTCAACGGCGCGATCATCCCCGTCGACGGCGGCTGGCTCGTCCGCTGA